In Acaryochloris marina S15, a single genomic region encodes these proteins:
- the psbD gene encoding photosystem II D2 protein (photosystem q(a) protein) has protein sequence MTIAVGRAQERGWFDVLDDWLKRDRFVFIGWSGILLFPCAFLSVGGWFTGTTFVTSWFTHGLASSYLEGANFLTVAVSTPADSLGHSLLLLWGPEAQGDFTRWCQLGGLWNFTTLHGVFGLIGFMLRQFEVARLIGVRPYNAVAFSGPIAVYVSVFLMYPLGQSSWFFAPSWGVTSIFRFLLFAQGFHNLTLNPFHMMGVAGILGGALLCAIHGATVENTLFEDGQDANTFAAFSPTQAEETYSMVTANRFWSQIFGIAFSNKRWLHFFMLFVPVTGLWASAIGLVGIALNMRAYDFVSQEIRAAEDPEFETFYTKNILLNEGLRAWMAPQDQIHENFIFPEEVLPRGNAL, from the coding sequence ATGACCATAGCAGTCGGACGCGCCCAGGAGCGAGGATGGTTTGACGTCCTCGACGACTGGCTGAAGCGTGATCGGTTCGTCTTTATTGGTTGGTCAGGTATTCTACTTTTCCCCTGTGCGTTTCTATCCGTTGGGGGATGGTTTACCGGCACAACTTTCGTAACTTCCTGGTTCACCCACGGTCTTGCTAGCTCCTACCTAGAAGGTGCTAACTTCTTGACCGTAGCTGTATCCACACCCGCCGACAGCCTCGGCCACTCCCTACTTTTGTTGTGGGGCCCCGAAGCTCAAGGTGACTTCACCCGCTGGTGTCAGCTGGGTGGATTGTGGAACTTCACCACATTACATGGTGTCTTCGGTTTGATCGGCTTCATGCTGCGTCAATTCGAAGTAGCCCGTCTGATCGGCGTGCGTCCTTATAACGCAGTTGCTTTCAGCGGTCCTATTGCCGTGTATGTATCTGTCTTTTTGATGTATCCTCTGGGCCAATCCAGCTGGTTCTTTGCACCTAGCTGGGGTGTAACGAGTATCTTCCGATTCTTGTTATTTGCTCAAGGTTTCCACAACTTAACCCTGAACCCCTTCCATATGATGGGTGTTGCAGGTATTTTGGGTGGTGCGCTGTTGTGCGCCATTCACGGAGCCACTGTTGAAAACACTTTGTTTGAAGACGGTCAAGACGCCAATACATTTGCAGCGTTCTCTCCAACCCAAGCAGAAGAGACCTACTCCATGGTCACTGCAAACCGATTCTGGTCTCAGATTTTCGGGATTGCCTTTTCCAACAAGCGTTGGTTGCACTTCTTCATGTTGTTCGTACCTGTAACTGGTCTATGGGCATCTGCCATTGGCCTCGTCGGTATCGCTCTCAACATGCGTGCTTATGACTTCGTTAGCCAGGAAATCCGGGCTGCTGAAGACCCTGAGTTCGAAACCTTCTACACCAAGAACATTCTCTTGAATGAAGGTCTTCGTGCTTGGATGGCACCCCAAGACCAAATCCATGAAAACTTCATCTTCCCTGAGGAGGTCCTACCACGTGGAAACGCCCTTTAA
- a CDS encoding photosystem I assembly protein Ycf4, with the protein MTTQKLLDKQTLRYEVLGTRRFSNYMIATMVSIGGVGFFLAGLSSYFKVDLLPTGNAVDLIFIPQGIALSFYGTCGLLLATYLWLTISWNVGAGFNEFSQDAGKFRLFRWGRPGKNRKVEQTYPLENIQSVQIKIRDGLNPQRTIYLRIKGRNDIPLTRAGQPMALDKIENQAAEIARFLGVPMEGL; encoded by the coding sequence ATGACCACACAGAAACTATTAGATAAGCAAACTTTGCGTTACGAAGTTCTTGGGACTCGCCGGTTTAGTAACTACATGATCGCGACAATGGTTTCCATTGGAGGGGTTGGTTTCTTCTTAGCTGGTCTTTCTAGTTATTTCAAAGTCGATCTGCTACCAACAGGTAATGCTGTTGATCTCATTTTTATTCCTCAAGGCATCGCTCTTTCTTTCTACGGCACTTGTGGTTTACTACTAGCAACCTACTTATGGCTAACCATAAGCTGGAATGTCGGGGCCGGCTTTAATGAATTCAGTCAAGATGCCGGGAAATTTCGACTATTTCGTTGGGGGCGCCCAGGCAAGAACCGAAAAGTTGAGCAAACTTACCCCTTAGAGAATATCCAATCTGTCCAGATCAAAATCCGTGACGGACTTAATCCCCAACGGACTATCTATCTGAGAATCAAGGGTCGTAATGATATTCCTCTCACCCGGGCGGGGCAACCCATGGCTCTGGACAAAATTGAGAATCAAGCAGCTGAGATTGCTCGTTTCTTGGGCGTTCCTATGGAAGGTTTGTAA
- a CDS encoding peptidylprolyl isomerase: protein MLHSTKSIGLFRSFWVMVLVFLLMACSAPSNSSSTSDTGGASPSASPASESTQDGNETTSVPGSESTSPLAQLPQLQGDATVVLQVNGKTITLAINGKDAPITAGNFIDLVDQKVYDGTAFHRVVRTPSPFVVQGGDPQSKDPNFPVQQLGTGSYIDPETKQARYLPLEILPEGAEQAIYSKTFKSAGESKPPKLRHTRGAVAMARSQLPDSASAQFYFALDDVDFLDGNYAVFGSVTEGMEVVDQIQQGDRIESAKVTAGIENLKR, encoded by the coding sequence ATGCTTCACTCAACAAAATCTATCGGCTTATTCAGGTCATTTTGGGTGATGGTGCTCGTGTTCTTATTGATGGCATGTAGTGCTCCTTCCAATTCCTCAAGTACATCAGATACTGGGGGAGCATCACCATCTGCTTCTCCGGCATCTGAGAGCACTCAAGATGGCAATGAAACGACTTCAGTTCCAGGTTCAGAATCAACATCTCCCTTGGCTCAACTACCGCAACTGCAAGGGGACGCCACAGTAGTACTGCAAGTCAATGGAAAAACAATCACTCTGGCAATTAATGGTAAAGATGCTCCCATTACAGCAGGAAACTTTATCGATTTAGTTGATCAAAAAGTGTACGACGGTACCGCGTTTCATCGGGTTGTTCGGACCCCCTCTCCCTTTGTCGTCCAAGGAGGAGATCCACAAAGTAAGGATCCTAATTTCCCTGTACAACAGCTGGGGACTGGAAGCTACATTGATCCTGAAACAAAGCAAGCCAGATACCTGCCCTTAGAAATTCTGCCCGAAGGGGCTGAGCAAGCCATTTACAGTAAAACTTTTAAATCTGCAGGAGAAAGCAAGCCCCCGAAACTGCGACACACTCGGGGTGCAGTCGCTATGGCCCGATCTCAATTGCCTGATTCAGCTTCTGCCCAGTTCTACTTTGCCCTTGACGATGTCGATTTCCTAGATGGAAACTATGCGGTCTTTGGGTCTGTAACGGAGGGGATGGAAGTTGTAGATCAGATCCAACAGGGTGATCGTATTGAATCTGCAAAAGTTACTGCAGGCATAGAGAATCTCAAGCGATAA
- a CDS encoding N-acetyltransferase, with amino-acid sequence MPIVSQGRLHAALERLMEDPMCDFTLAVTAHESGLAYTQIRYFYSLWSLGLEAKLEDLYVVPEAQGQGLGSQLLTFSIEQARQRQCRLIGLNTNEGNIAAKSLYIQNGFSCQPSRWQSGQQLWFEKIL; translated from the coding sequence ATGCCAATAGTAAGCCAAGGCAGACTGCATGCTGCATTAGAAAGGTTGATGGAAGATCCGATGTGTGATTTCACCCTGGCAGTGACCGCACATGAGTCAGGTTTGGCATATACACAAATTCGCTATTTTTACTCTTTATGGTCTCTGGGTTTAGAAGCCAAACTAGAAGATTTATACGTTGTCCCTGAAGCACAGGGACAAGGACTAGGGTCTCAGTTATTAACCTTCTCAATTGAGCAGGCCCGACAACGACAATGTCGACTAATTGGTTTGAATACAAATGAAGGCAATATAGCCGCGAAATCTCTCTATATCCAGAATGGATTTAGCTGCCAACCCTCACGATGGCAAAGTGGACAACAACTTTGGTTTGAGAAAATTTTGTAG
- a CDS encoding beta-ketoacyl-ACP synthase, which produces MMAKIVVTGMGLVSALAPSLGKTWYRLICGESGIQKCHPFPDIPAQPLALVESRPSYLEDLLKPALSEALDDAGLAPPMRDCGVAIGSSRGFQSQWEEGASAYHASNPSHGEERSLLATPECLARIYGVSPASIVAQSIAAQGPVLAPRAACATGIWAIAQGADLIRAGYCSRVIVGAVEAPITPLTLAGFNKMGAMAQSGAYPFDQNREGFVLGEGAAILVLEEASSAQKRQARIYGQILGVGLTVDAHHMTAPETSRQAAITAIQDCLQRSGLKTSDIGYIHAHGTATHLNDQAEAAVIKALFPSSVAVSSTKGATGHTLGASAAFGCIFSLMALSHKVLPPCVGLKEPAFDLNFVCESHRHNMQFALCLSSGFGGQNTVLALSS; this is translated from the coding sequence ATGATGGCCAAGATTGTTGTTACTGGAATGGGGTTAGTCTCAGCCCTAGCACCTAGTCTAGGCAAGACCTGGTATAGACTAATTTGTGGTGAGTCAGGGATCCAGAAGTGCCATCCTTTTCCAGATATTCCTGCTCAACCATTAGCATTGGTTGAGTCTCGGCCTAGTTATCTTGAGGACTTATTAAAACCTGCTTTATCTGAAGCGTTAGACGATGCAGGTCTAGCGCCACCCATGAGGGATTGTGGCGTAGCGATTGGGTCTAGTCGTGGTTTTCAATCTCAGTGGGAGGAGGGAGCATCTGCTTATCACGCCTCTAATCCCTCTCATGGTGAAGAGAGGTCACTTTTAGCCACCCCAGAGTGTCTTGCCCGCATTTATGGTGTGTCTCCTGCCTCTATTGTTGCCCAGTCTATTGCAGCCCAAGGCCCTGTTCTGGCCCCCCGTGCTGCTTGTGCCACCGGAATTTGGGCAATTGCTCAAGGGGCCGATCTTATTCGAGCAGGTTATTGTTCACGAGTGATTGTAGGTGCTGTTGAAGCCCCCATCACACCGTTGACCCTCGCAGGGTTCAATAAAATGGGCGCTATGGCTCAATCAGGTGCCTACCCCTTCGATCAGAATCGAGAAGGGTTTGTTTTAGGAGAAGGGGCTGCGATTTTAGTTTTAGAAGAAGCGTCTAGCGCTCAAAAACGACAGGCCAGAATATACGGTCAAATCTTGGGGGTAGGATTAACCGTTGATGCCCACCATATGACTGCGCCTGAGACCAGTAGACAGGCCGCTATAACCGCTATTCAGGATTGCCTGCAACGCAGTGGCTTAAAGACATCTGACATTGGCTATATCCATGCCCACGGCACGGCAACTCACTTAAATGATCAGGCAGAAGCTGCAGTGATTAAAGCACTATTTCCATCTTCAGTTGCTGTTAGTTCTACAAAAGGGGCTACAGGACATACATTAGGTGCATCAGCAGCATTTGGATGCATATTCAGTCTGATGGCTCTTTCTCATAAAGTGCTTCCGCCTTGTGTCGGGTTGAAAGAACCAGCATTTGACCTGAATTTTGTCTGTGAATCCCATCGTCATAATATGCAGTTCGCTTTATGTTTAAGCTCTGGTTTCGGTGGACAAAACACGGTCTTAGCTTTATCTTCATGA
- a CDS encoding rhodanese-related sulfurtransferase, producing the protein MSEFLTVAFYKFVELQDYAELKESLLACCQDNDVQGTILLATEGINGAIAGLPHNIHAVLNFLRDDPRLADLAPKESWSEKRPFYRMKVRLKTEIIKMGVPDIDPTQTVGEYVKPEDWNQLLADPDVVVIDVRNDYEVAIGTFNGAINPNTKSFSELPEWLKEQAELQTKPKVAMFCTGGIRCEKSTALLRHEGFEQVYHLQGGILSYLEQVPEDESQWQGDCFVFDERVAVGHGLKPGRYHLCRACRTPISPAEMTSEQYVPGQSCPHCYGTKTEEQQRRFAERQRQVELAKQRNQRHIGAKYARHQPDPSS; encoded by the coding sequence ATGTCTGAATTTTTAACGGTTGCCTTCTATAAATTCGTCGAGCTGCAAGATTATGCGGAGTTGAAGGAATCTCTTTTAGCCTGCTGCCAAGATAATGATGTTCAAGGCACTATTCTCTTAGCGACAGAAGGAATCAATGGTGCGATCGCAGGTTTGCCTCACAATATCCATGCAGTCTTAAATTTTTTGCGGGATGATCCACGCCTTGCCGATCTAGCCCCGAAAGAATCCTGGTCAGAGAAACGGCCTTTTTATCGAATGAAGGTCCGGCTGAAAACAGAAATCATCAAAATGGGGGTTCCAGACATTGACCCCACCCAAACCGTCGGAGAATACGTTAAGCCGGAAGATTGGAACCAACTACTCGCGGATCCAGATGTAGTAGTCATTGATGTGCGCAACGACTATGAGGTGGCCATCGGCACCTTCAACGGGGCGATCAATCCTAACACCAAAAGTTTTTCAGAGTTGCCTGAATGGCTCAAAGAACAAGCTGAATTACAGACAAAGCCGAAAGTCGCCATGTTTTGTACAGGGGGCATTCGCTGTGAAAAATCAACAGCCTTATTGCGCCATGAAGGCTTTGAACAGGTCTATCATCTGCAAGGGGGCATCCTCAGTTACTTAGAGCAGGTGCCAGAAGACGAAAGTCAGTGGCAAGGAGACTGTTTTGTCTTTGATGAGCGGGTTGCCGTCGGTCATGGCCTCAAACCCGGTCGGTATCATCTCTGCCGAGCCTGTCGCACACCGATTAGCCCGGCAGAGATGACATCGGAACAGTATGTGCCCGGCCAAAGTTGCCCCCACTGCTATGGCACCAAAACAGAAGAACAACAACGACGATTTGCTGAACGTCAGCGGCAAGTTGAGCTAGCTAAGCAACGAAACCAACGTCACATCGGGGCAAAATATGCCCGCCATCAACCGGATCCAAGCAGTTAG
- a CDS encoding glutathione S-transferase: MATYPILYSFRRCPYAMRARLAMTVSQQVCELREVVLRDKPQEMLDASPKGTVPVMVQVDGSILEESLEIMMWALKQHDPDGWLRSNPAQMANLQTLVAECDGHFKHHLDRYKYAQRYEDANAQEHRTEGSKFLETLNHQLSKTTYLCDQQRSWADMAIAPFVRQFANTDKPWFEAQPWPNLQTWLADFLESDIFLQIMGKYPQWKLGEIGPLFPNS; this comes from the coding sequence ATGGCAACTTATCCCATTTTGTATTCATTTCGCCGTTGCCCCTATGCTATGCGGGCTCGACTGGCTATGACTGTTAGCCAACAGGTCTGTGAACTCCGGGAAGTAGTGTTGCGAGACAAACCCCAGGAAATGCTGGATGCCTCTCCCAAAGGAACGGTTCCCGTAATGGTGCAGGTAGACGGTTCCATCTTGGAAGAAAGCCTAGAGATTATGATGTGGGCCCTCAAACAACATGATCCTGACGGCTGGCTCCGTTCTAATCCAGCCCAAATGGCGAATCTGCAAACATTAGTGGCGGAATGTGATGGTCACTTTAAGCATCATCTAGACCGCTATAAGTATGCTCAGCGTTATGAGGATGCCAATGCTCAAGAACACCGAACGGAAGGCTCCAAATTCTTAGAGACGTTAAATCACCAACTCAGTAAGACCACTTATCTGTGTGATCAGCAAAGATCCTGGGCAGATATGGCGATTGCCCCCTTTGTTCGTCAATTTGCTAATACAGACAAGCCTTGGTTTGAAGCGCAACCTTGGCCCAATTTGCAGACTTGGCTAGCAGATTTTTTAGAATCAGACATCTTCTTGCAGATTATGGGCAAGTACCCTCAGTGGAAATTGGGTGAAATTGGCCCTTTGTTCCCGAATTCATAA
- a CDS encoding acyl-CoA desaturase, producing MYFKTVVITTWTLAAWSLILFGPPNLVIKILGCVALGMGVAGFGMSVGHDANHGGYSSSPLVNRIVGSCYDVIGVSSFLWRFRHNQLHHIYTNIEGYDNEIEGDGVVRMSPHAPHKSHHRWQHYWIWFIYPFIPIYWYFRDIQRFILNTPYQTNSIPTKQPIDYVSFWVGRVIGVSFFMVTPYLVGYSPLQIVLGFCIAYWTYGAIVCEIFMLAHVMEGIEFPQPDPDSNQIEDEWAIFQLKTTADFAPRNFFLNWYVGGLNFQAVHHLFPQICHIHYPKIAPIVAEVCQEFDVDYMVYPTFAEAIASNYRWLRLMAIGEEEVSYPQATTS from the coding sequence ATGTATTTCAAGACGGTAGTCATTACCACTTGGACGTTGGCTGCTTGGAGCCTCATCCTCTTTGGGCCACCCAATCTTGTTATTAAGATACTGGGTTGTGTTGCCTTAGGAATGGGGGTGGCTGGCTTCGGTATGAGCGTTGGTCATGATGCCAATCATGGTGGCTACTCTTCTAGTCCTCTTGTCAATCGGATTGTTGGCAGCTGTTACGACGTTATTGGCGTCTCTAGTTTCCTCTGGAGATTTCGCCATAATCAGTTGCATCATATCTATACCAATATCGAAGGGTATGACAACGAAATTGAGGGAGACGGTGTGGTCCGCATGTCACCCCATGCCCCCCATAAATCTCACCATCGATGGCAGCATTATTGGATTTGGTTTATTTACCCCTTTATTCCCATTTATTGGTATTTCAGGGATATCCAACGGTTCATCCTCAACACCCCTTATCAAACCAACTCCATACCTACAAAGCAACCCATCGATTACGTATCATTTTGGGTTGGCCGAGTCATTGGCGTGTCGTTTTTTATGGTCACTCCTTATTTGGTAGGCTACTCCCCTTTACAGATAGTCCTAGGTTTCTGTATCGCCTATTGGACTTACGGGGCCATTGTCTGTGAGATTTTCATGCTAGCCCATGTGATGGAGGGCATTGAATTCCCTCAGCCGGATCCAGACTCGAACCAAATTGAAGATGAATGGGCGATTTTTCAACTGAAAACGACTGCAGATTTTGCCCCGCGCAATTTTTTCTTAAATTGGTATGTGGGTGGACTCAACTTCCAAGCCGTTCATCACTTGTTTCCCCAGATCTGTCATATCCACTATCCCAAAATTGCTCCCATCGTGGCAGAAGTTTGCCAGGAATTTGATGTCGATTATATGGTTTACCCAACCTTTGCAGAAGCCATTGCCTCTAATTACAGATGGCTTAGATTGATGGCGATTGGCGAGGAAGAGGTTAGTTACCCCCAAGCAACAACATCCTGA
- a CDS encoding L-dopachrome tautomerase-related protein — translation MNWPDLIFFRRRVAIAICTCLCLIGIHLHTPPGVTAKPPINQLEIVAELPQGTEVGNIAVTADKRIFCSVHSFYGNTNRAIEILDQQNWQIYPNPDWGKAPDVNPPNWSGLNNTLGIQADGRGNIWFLDNPSPTFSTGRLIAWDTRRNELHKVIYLPPPIITGNAFLNDFAVDVKHEAIYIADTSGGADAAFIVVDLKSGLARRILQGRPFTIPEDIDIEIDGRVISLGDAPARIGVNPITIDPAYEWIYFGAMNGKSIYRLRTSDVLNQSLSEQQLSQRVQRYGDKPISDGITADSAGNIYITDITANALGVTNPEGKYQILYQDNQKLSWPDGLAIGPDGYVYGTVNQLHKSPPLNNGINDAIAPFLIVRFPTLAPSSVGR, via the coding sequence TTGAATTGGCCTGACCTGATTTTTTTTCGTAGACGAGTTGCGATCGCAATCTGCACCTGTTTATGCCTAATTGGTATTCATCTTCATACTCCCCCCGGAGTCACAGCCAAACCTCCTATTAATCAGCTAGAGATTGTTGCTGAACTCCCCCAAGGAACAGAAGTAGGCAATATTGCGGTTACAGCTGATAAACGAATTTTTTGTAGTGTGCATAGCTTCTATGGCAATACGAATCGGGCCATAGAAATTCTCGACCAACAGAATTGGCAGATCTACCCCAATCCAGATTGGGGGAAGGCGCCTGATGTTAATCCTCCCAATTGGTCGGGCCTCAACAATACGTTGGGAATTCAGGCAGATGGTAGGGGCAATATTTGGTTCTTGGACAATCCTAGCCCCACCTTTTCGACAGGTCGGCTCATTGCTTGGGATACGCGGCGCAATGAGCTACATAAGGTTATTTATTTACCCCCACCCATCATTACGGGAAATGCCTTTCTCAATGATTTTGCCGTGGATGTCAAACATGAGGCGATTTATATTGCGGATACCTCAGGTGGAGCTGATGCCGCTTTCATTGTCGTTGATCTGAAGTCTGGCTTAGCTCGCCGAATCCTGCAAGGGAGACCGTTTACAATCCCCGAAGATATCGATATTGAGATTGATGGCCGAGTGATTTCGTTAGGAGATGCCCCAGCTAGAATCGGCGTCAATCCGATCACTATCGATCCTGCTTACGAATGGATCTATTTTGGGGCCATGAATGGCAAGTCAATCTATAGACTCCGCACCTCAGATGTATTGAATCAATCTTTAAGCGAGCAACAGTTGAGCCAAAGAGTACAGCGTTACGGTGATAAACCCATTAGCGATGGCATTACGGCTGACAGTGCCGGCAATATTTATATTACGGACATCACGGCTAATGCCCTCGGTGTAACGAACCCCGAGGGCAAATATCAGATCCTCTATCAAGACAATCAAAAATTGAGTTGGCCTGATGGTCTAGCAATTGGTCCGGATGGTTATGTTTATGGAACGGTAAACCAACTCCACAAATCCCCACCACTCAATAACGGAATCAATGATGCGATCGCACCTTTTTTGATTGTTCGTTTCCCTACTTTGGCACCTAGCAGTGTCGGTCGATAA
- a CDS encoding TIGR00266 family protein, producing the protein MTTWYFNYGSDRLGPFDEKQAIDQARQNSNGHCWRQGFTDWLPISQVAELRGDAPAAAPPPPPPVGPGAAHEIDYQIFGEDMQFVEVELDPGESAVAEAGAMMYKDAVVQMETIFGDGSAQASQGGFMDKLVGAGKRLVTGESLFTTVFTHGGPQGKAHVAFAAPYPGTIIAAKLSDYGGRLICQKDSFLCAAKGVQIGIHFQKKILTGLFGGEGFIMQKLDGTGLTFLHAGGTVVQRDLKAGETLHVDTGCLVALTDSVHYDIQQAGNVKSVIFGGEGLFFATLTGPGHVWLQSLPFSRMAGRMLASAPQRSGSGGRGEGSLLGGLGDLLDGDNF; encoded by the coding sequence ATGACAACTTGGTATTTCAATTACGGCAGCGATCGCCTAGGCCCCTTCGACGAAAAGCAGGCCATTGACCAAGCTAGACAAAATTCCAATGGCCATTGCTGGCGACAGGGATTTACTGATTGGCTCCCCATTTCCCAAGTGGCCGAACTCCGGGGAGATGCCCCTGCCGCTGCTCCACCACCTCCTCCCCCCGTAGGTCCGGGTGCAGCCCATGAAATCGACTATCAAATTTTCGGCGAAGACATGCAGTTTGTTGAAGTCGAACTCGATCCGGGCGAAAGCGCTGTGGCTGAGGCGGGAGCCATGATGTACAAAGATGCTGTGGTCCAAATGGAAACTATTTTTGGGGATGGCTCAGCCCAAGCTTCCCAAGGCGGCTTTATGGACAAGCTAGTCGGGGCGGGTAAGCGCCTAGTCACTGGAGAAAGTTTGTTCACGACTGTCTTTACCCACGGTGGCCCTCAAGGTAAGGCCCATGTTGCTTTTGCAGCTCCCTATCCGGGCACCATTATTGCCGCCAAACTCAGTGATTATGGTGGACGATTGATTTGCCAAAAAGACAGTTTCCTTTGTGCCGCCAAAGGCGTTCAAATTGGTATTCATTTCCAAAAGAAGATTCTCACAGGGCTTTTTGGCGGTGAAGGCTTCATCATGCAAAAGCTAGACGGGACAGGCCTAACTTTTCTCCATGCCGGGGGAACGGTAGTCCAGCGTGACCTGAAAGCGGGTGAAACCTTACATGTTGATACGGGCTGTCTCGTTGCCCTGACCGATTCGGTCCATTACGACATTCAGCAAGCGGGCAATGTTAAGTCGGTTATCTTTGGCGGTGAAGGGTTATTTTTTGCCACCCTCACAGGACCTGGACATGTGTGGTTACAATCTCTTCCCTTCTCCAGAATGGCAGGTAGAATGCTAGCCTCAGCACCTCAACGGAGTGGGAGCGGTGGTCGAGGCGAAGGATCCTTGCTCGGCGGCCTTGGTGATTTGCTAGATGGAGACAACTTCTAA
- the glcD gene encoding glycolate oxidase subunit GlcD, whose product MIATGTQLNWQPIIRQMQTVVGQDGVIVTPEELSVYECDGLASYRQRPSLVVLPQTTEEVAAVVEICDRNQIPFVARGSGTGLSGGAMPTVGCVLIVTSRMNKILEIDIDNQCVVVQPGVINAWVTQAVAPDGFYYAPDPSSQIICSIGGNIAENSGGVHCLKYGVTTNHVLGMKMVLTNGDVVDLGSKVPEMPGYDLTGVFVGSEGTLGIATEITLRILRSADAISVLLADFTSVDAAGKTVADIIGAGIIPAGMEIMDNFSINAVEDVVATDCYPRDAGSILLIELDGLQVEVNASSERVKEICRQNGARNIAVATEPEERLKLWQGRKAAFAAAGKLSPNYFVQDGVIPRTELAYVLGEINALSDKFGYRIANVFHAGDGNLHPLILYDESIPGSLEKVEELGGEILKLCVRVGGSISGEHGIGADKRCYMPDMFSEADLETMQWVRHVFNPKELANPGKVFPTPRTCGEGAHTHLPVEIDGALLF is encoded by the coding sequence ATGATTGCCACAGGCACTCAACTTAATTGGCAACCCATCATCCGGCAGATGCAGACTGTTGTCGGCCAGGACGGGGTGATAGTGACCCCAGAAGAGTTATCTGTCTATGAATGCGATGGCTTAGCCAGTTACCGGCAACGCCCCAGCCTCGTAGTGCTGCCCCAAACGACGGAAGAAGTAGCGGCAGTGGTGGAGATTTGCGATCGCAACCAAATACCGTTTGTGGCTCGGGGGTCAGGAACTGGCTTATCTGGCGGTGCAATGCCCACGGTAGGTTGCGTTTTAATCGTCACCTCCCGTATGAATAAAATTCTCGAAATTGATATTGATAATCAATGTGTGGTGGTCCAACCAGGGGTCATTAATGCTTGGGTCACCCAGGCAGTGGCTCCAGATGGCTTCTACTATGCGCCAGATCCCTCTAGTCAGATCATTTGCTCCATCGGTGGCAATATTGCCGAGAATTCCGGTGGCGTTCACTGCCTGAAGTACGGGGTGACCACCAACCATGTGTTGGGGATGAAAATGGTCCTCACCAATGGTGATGTAGTGGATTTAGGCAGCAAAGTCCCTGAGATGCCAGGCTATGACCTGACCGGGGTATTTGTGGGGTCGGAAGGAACCTTAGGCATTGCCACAGAAATTACCTTAAGAATTTTGCGCAGTGCTGATGCTATTTCAGTTCTACTCGCCGATTTCACCAGTGTTGATGCCGCGGGGAAAACCGTTGCCGACATCATCGGGGCCGGGATTATCCCCGCTGGCATGGAAATTATGGACAACTTCAGCATCAACGCGGTGGAAGATGTGGTGGCAACCGACTGCTATCCCCGAGATGCGGGCTCCATTCTTTTAATTGAACTGGATGGCTTGCAAGTTGAGGTCAATGCTAGCAGCGAACGGGTTAAAGAAATTTGCCGCCAAAATGGTGCTCGTAATATCGCCGTAGCCACAGAACCAGAAGAACGGCTCAAGCTTTGGCAGGGACGGAAAGCTGCTTTTGCGGCTGCCGGAAAGCTCAGTCCCAACTATTTTGTCCAAGATGGCGTCATTCCGAGAACGGAACTGGCCTATGTATTGGGTGAAATTAATGCCCTAAGCGATAAATTTGGCTACCGAATTGCCAATGTTTTCCATGCAGGAGATGGAAATTTACATCCGCTGATTCTTTATGATGAGTCCATTCCAGGTTCTTTAGAAAAGGTAGAAGAGTTAGGGGGCGAAATCCTGAAGCTCTGTGTGCGTGTCGGGGGAAGTATCTCTGGCGAGCATGGTATCGGGGCGGACAAGCGCTGCTATATGCCGGATATGTTTTCTGAGGCTGATTTAGAGACGATGCAGTGGGTGCGTCATGTATTTAATCCCAAAGAGTTAGCCAATCCTGGCAAGGTTTTTCCCACTCCTCGTACCTGTGGAGAGGGGGCTCATACACATTTGCCTGTGGAAATTGATGGGGCATTGTTATTTTGA
- a CDS encoding cell division protein SepF, with product MDNVIPLFGSSQSEIKVVKPSSFEEAQQAVDQLKAGRLVMCNVSELPSHLAQRIIDFLSGSINMLSGDVVRVGSGVFLYSLTEIEVAGFQEQRSA from the coding sequence ATGGACAATGTCATTCCTTTGTTTGGTTCTTCACAATCGGAAATTAAGGTTGTAAAACCCAGCTCTTTTGAAGAAGCTCAACAAGCAGTCGATCAACTAAAAGCAGGTCGCCTGGTTATGTGTAATGTTTCTGAACTGCCCTCTCACTTAGCTCAGCGCATTATCGATTTTTTATCCGGTAGCATCAATATGCTCTCTGGAGATGTCGTGAGAGTGGGTAGTGGCGTTTTTCTCTACAGTTTGACGGAAATTGAAGTAGCAGGCTTCCAGGAGCAACGATCGGCTTAA